tgttccttgatCCTAATTCCAAACGGAACTtcagattgaaatatgattattTCTCAAAGTATTAGCATAGAGATGTAAATACGATTATTTCTCAAAGTATTTTGACGTATAAAATTTACTCAGTTTATGCTTGAAATTTATAATACGTGACAATTTGTTAACGATGAGAATATGACGGTGCTTGTTTATACCGACGCCTTCACCTGATCTTGATCCGTAGTGAATGACTTCAAATTATAATTGAGgttaacattaaaatattttgtataCTAATTATAGAAGCAAATAtgacctttctttttttttttttaaaaaaaagtaaaaataaaatatgaggtgtttggtgtttgataaatgtttttttttttgacctTTTGGTTTTCCCGTATAGCAAGCACACCACGGAGGAATTACAGGAAGCAACTAAAGGGAAAAACAAATATGGAACCGTCTTCTGCAAATTATGATTGGTGAATTTTCTTAATCCTAGCTTTCCCTTCTTATATTATTGTCTCATGTCCTTGATTATTTGCTTTTCTATATTTTGTAGTTTAGTTTCTAAAAGGTACTTGCATATGGAGGGATAAGATTAGCTCATGAAATTATAATTCAATTATTCGTTCAAGTTTAGACTAATTAttaatctatttatttattagtttagCTTAATTTATTTAAGTCCATTAAAATTTAGGTTGATATGTAGTTTATATTGatctattaaaaatttaaattttaggtCGACATATAGTATACATTGATCTGttaaaaaagtataaaaaaaaacaaataaagcaATTAAAACTTGATATTTTTGCAGATTTCAGCTCAAATAACTTTTGCGTCTATTTATTAACTCAACTCATTTTAATTTGTCCAGAGTCAGTTCAATCTACGCATTTAACATGATACCAGGAGTGGAGCTACGGGGTTCATCCGAATCCCCTTCGATAAAaatttatactatttatacatgattaacatatttttttatacatatataatagaTGTCGAATCTAgtttatgcatttatttttttatgattttgaacCTACTTATTAAATATTCTGACTCCGCCACGGCATGATACCTATACATGCATCTTCTTGTTTCATTTGATGTGTTTAATTCCTTATACAAGAATTGTGGATCTGAATTGTATTGTTGCAGGATTGTGCTGAGTGCTTGGGATCGTTGACCAGACAAGCAGAAACGgaaaaaaaacaacaattttTGTGTGAAGAAATTACTGCTGCAATTTGTGCATATATAACTAAtactaatatatacatattaattaGTGTATTATAACCAGAATAATAAGAAGGTTCCAGAGTAGTGAAGGAACCTCTGCATAAAATAGAGGATGATTATGTTAATACCAGGGAGAGAGAAACTACAAGTAGGAgattttactaatttttttcttcttataagTTGCTTCCTCCATCTGTTTGGAGTGATGCTTTTTGACTGTTTTTTGTTTACTTTGGTTGTGAGTTTGATGTACTCCACCTTAATAATGCTCTTTCAATAAATACTTGAATGAAGCACCAGTTTAATTTATACACTGGTGTAATTgtcttgttttgtgtaatataaAATGGGGTATAGTTCTTATGAATGGCTTTGTTAATTTTGATGACAAATTTAAGCAAGTTCTTCAGTGATATCCAACGTAGGATGTGGTTAGATGATTGAGATCCTTCTCAATAGAGGGCTCAAGTTCGAATTGTTGGAAGCATCACCCAAAAACAGGTCCAATGGTGtgtgaattcaaatttaatcggcCACTAATATTAATATCAAATACCAAGTGTcaagctaaaaaaaaattattattcaaCAATAAGGGCACATTTGAGACTAAATTTAAGCAAAGGGTAAATTTGTTCTATTTTTCATAGTTGAGAGGTAAATTTGAACTAGTCCACCAATGATACGATCAAATTCAACCAAGAGCAAAGTTATTTTAGATTTCACAGTTGAAGGACActttttgctttcttttttttaattacaaaagaaagataaaaagttgaattactaaaaataatactcCTTTCATCTCAATTTAGATAGCACAATTCAAATTACGAAATGCTGACAacgaagaaaagaagaaagtgTTAATAGCAGGCTGTGTCTACAGTGTCATTGATTTTATTAGGAGTATAAATTTCAAAACACACTATGAACTTGCAAGTGAAAAGAAATTTAACTAACATGGTTTTGTGGTGCACTGGTTGGACTGCTTCACTCTTAACTATAGGTTTCAGGTTCGAGCAAAATTCTATTGAGAGCGCCACCCCCGAATGAGCCTTGAAGTGCGCTATTCGGATTTAATTGGGGCTCCAATGCAGACTCCGAACACCGGAtgggaaaccaaaaaaaaatggaaatggTAGAGCGCTCGCTTTGCATGCGAGAGGCACGGGGTTCGATCCCCCGCATCTCCACATCTTTTTATTTCgtaattcttttttttccagatttaacCCAAATTATTTCCATTTCCATTTTACGTCGTATCCATTGACTACGATAGCCTGAATTTGCAACTTCAGCTCTTTGGTGAAAGTATAGTAActaatatttcatcaaatgttaaaatttagttaatttttacattattaatatatataatttaaattcaaGAAGTATACGATTATGTCGTTTGTGCAACACTTTTAAATCATGGACAGATCCATATATCTTAGTCGAATGATAGTCCGATGCACgcttttcatcaaaaaaatttGTGTATACAAAGGTTAAATATTAATTGATAAATTTAATTGTGTACTTCACAATTAAGGAAAAAAACTAGACTCTTTGGTAAATTTCTGGCCATGTTACTGTGTTGTGTCTGCAAATTTGTAACTCAAACAAGGTGAGAAACAAAGGGAGGGGTATACTAGTTTCACGATCCTCGCCCATGAGGATTGATTTAGCTTGTAATGTAACATATACCATAGACgtataaattttattgaattaaattcatatatttaaattaaatttattttcttttgagttgaataattaatttgaactttataaataaataagtccATTTTATGAAATTTCACTCCAAAATTTATTTCACCTTAAAGCTCAAACTCATGCCAGGTATACTTTCACAATCCTCACAAGTGAGGATTGATTTAGCTAGGAAATGTAACACATCCTATAGacatataaattttattggattaacTTCATACATTTACATTAAAGCTCACCTTAAAGCTTTAATTTGaactttataaataaataagtccATTTTATGAAATTTCACTCCAAAATTTATTTCACCTTAAAGCTCAAACTCATGCCAGGTATACTTTCACAATCCTCACAAGTGAGGATTGATTTAGCTAGGAAATGTAACACATCCTATAGacatataaattttattggattaacTTCATACATTTACATTAAACATATGTTCATTTGAgttgaataattaatttggactttataaataaataagtccattttattaaattcaagttcaaagttcatTTCACTTTGAAGCTCAAACTCTCCATATGTATAAATGATGTGGCAATctcaaacaaattcaagaatcaatcaaAAGTCGTCAAATATCCAAAATAACATGATTTGACCAATCATAAATAATCTTATTACATAACATTTGTGATAAACTTGATGACTTACATGAACCAATCAAAATGAGGTAAAAAAAACTTCATTAACACTTGTATTGTCTACTCCCTAATACTATAAATAGGAAAGTTACATAATTTTATGAGAATATTCAGTAAGCATTGGAGAAAGTATCAACATCAACTACAAAAAATTCCAAAGAAGTAATCAACAAAGTTCTTCTTGAGATTTGATTCGAAAAGATGAAGTGCTACAAGATGTTTTGGAGATCAAACGCATCTCAAGAAGGTTTAAGTCATCCTACATTTGAGAAACACGCTATTTACGGCCCTCAAACTACAAAAAGCTAGACGTTTTGGAGATTAAATGCATCTCAAGAAGGTCTAAGTCATCCTACATTTGAGAAACATGCTATTTACGGCCCTCAAACTACAAAAAGCTTAGGAAAGAACAATCAAAAGAATTATGAAATTGTACTcgtaaaattcatcaaattaaattaaattactcttttatttaatttaattacaattaatttttagcactaaaaaattattatgaatACATAGTTCCTTTACGATGGTGAATCTAGAGCGTAACATGTGTTGGAAAAAAAGGGAAGAGCAACACTCTCAATCAAtcaaaaaaatttctaaaaaaacaaGTGAAACAAAAATTCTTTTCTGTTTCACTCAACGTGACTTACATAATCAATCATTCTCtttgaaaataagtaaaaaatattttcttccacGTGCTTAACTCACATTCCGTTTTGCTTATCATACaaacatatttataaaaatgCTTTTGACATGTACCTATTCTAGTACATGTATCATAATTTAATTTCAGATATTCTTTTATCTTTTCTAGTCCATGATCATGTTTCATCTTTCTTAGTTCATCaacaaatttatatatatgtaacatAATTAATTTCCTCTCTCATATGTGTCAAAAACAATTCGTGTATCAAAAAATACTTCTATTTTTCCAACACAAGATTCATTTTTCAACATGTAGTAAAATTTGATGAAGTATGACCacatgatttttcttctaatttaagGCATTTTGTGAATGAAATTgtatttaaagatattttattcattatatgtGCATTTTCTGAATTCAACAAATTCCTttagtattaattaattaagaacaAAGATAACAATAAGTAATTTAGCAGCAGAAAATCCTACCGATTAGAAAGAGAGAAAGGGATATTTTTTGAATTGGTATCCTCTTATATTTAGAATACTTGATTCAGGATATCTATAAACAATGAACCTGTTTAATTGATCACGAGTTTTGCTTTgtagtaaaaaattaaaacttataACTAATGGGCACCAAAAGTGTCAAAgattttcaagtgaagttattTCTtaatgattttaataatttgggaaaaaaaTTCAAGATGAAAACTTCTCGAGACACTAAGCATAATTTCGTAAAAGTTGGAAATATGGATGGGACATGAACATCAAGGAGTTCCAAGCCCATTTATCTGGATTGACCCGGCCCCATTCTACCTATCCGAGAATCCCTCTCaacacaacaacagcaacacCCCTTCTTACCTAGACCAATCCCAACCCTCCACGTTTCATCATCCCAATATCCTCCTTCCCCTGCTTCCCTCTTGCGACGTACCTGAGAATTGAACGTTTAACTTGATCACGACAAAAGCAAGAGAAGCGTCACCATTGTTGATAacgaggagaaggaggaggagattTAACACTCCTCCTCATTCATCAACCCTCGTTATCGTAACATATTATTCCTacacattttaatttttttgcgTGTATTTGTATGTATATCGAACTAGAGAAGAAAATGTGGTATCCATCGTCTCATATGGAAAATGAGGGAGTTGATTCATTTGTCACACCTTCTGCGGAGCAATTTCAAAGGGGGAGGCAATCAAAAGGAAACCAGGAACTAAATGATGAGTTGAAAATAAAAGCAAATGAACTCGAAAAGCTTTTCGCAGAGCATAAATTGCGCACATCTCCGGCACCTGGAAATCATCAATCTAATTATTTTACCAATAGAACTAGTAGGCATGGTCACATGCAAAGCTGGCCATCAGCTACTTCATCCTACAAAAAATTACCTGAAATAGACAATGCTTTTCTCGATGATCATACGTTTACGGAACCAGTAGAAAAAAACTCTTGTGATCATGAGTTAATCGGTTTTGCGGGTTTTCCGGGGAAATTCTATGATATGTACATGGAGAAAAGGGATGCAAAACTTAGGGATGAATGGAATTCTAAAGGAGCAGAGAAGGAAGCCAAGCTAAGGGCTATGGAGGATAGCCTTGAGAGGAATACAGCTGAAATGAAGACTATGGAGAGACTCAGATCATTTAACTCCAGCTCAATTTTTAGCAGAGACCAAGTATTATTCGACTTCCTTTAATTTTCTTACCAATAGATGCAACAATTAGCCGAAGGTCCATCGGAAACAACTAGATTTTCTACCTGTTAAGGCAgggataaggtctgcgtacaccctATTCTCTTCAAACCCTATTTGTGGGATAACAGTGGGTTTGTTATTGTTTGTTGCTGTTGTATACGTGCAATAATTAGCTGAGGGTTTATCGGAAACAATAAGTTCTTTACCTTGTGTGTGTACACTCTACCTTTTCAGACCCTATTTGTGGAATTACACCAGTTCTgttgttatttgtttgtttgtttgttgttgttgttgtatagatGCAGAAATTAGCCAAGGGTTTATTCGAAACGATGTCTTTACTAAGGTTTGCATACACTCTATTCTTCCTAGACCCCTCCcctgggattacactgggtatgttgttgtgtaGATGAGCAATTTCGCACACAGTATGTAGCATTTCTGTTTCTTGTTAAATCCTAGAGTTGATTTggttatttttccttttatctTGTCACCTATCTTGAAGAAAAGTTATTTCCCTTTGACAGCAACAATCAGTACTCTTTCAGCAAAGTGATGATAGAGAAGATATGCTTGAATTCATGAATCAGAAAAAGAATGATGTACTCAGGTCTTCTAGTGAAACATCTTTGGAAGAAGTTTCTAAGCATACTACTACTCCGAGGAAGAAACAACATTTACCTATCAAAACTTCATCCAAACCTCGAAACATAGTAGCATCTGTTCCGAGGTCTCCTATGAAGGTTTCTAGTAGTCCTTCCAATAGACGAAAATCTCAATCTGAAAGTCCACTTGCACGATCCGTTCCAAACTTTTCTTACATGAGAAAGGAAAATGCTGAGCCTTATTCTCCAGCTGGTAAAACAATTCCTCGTGCACCTTATTCACGTAGCAAATTACTGCACTCACAGTCCTTGAGGAAAAGCTCTGCCTTGAATTCTGAGGGTGTTGTTTTGGCACCTCTCAAATTTGATAAAGACAAGATGGAACAAAGTCCTAAGGGTGTAATTTCAGCACCTCTTAAATCCGTGAAGGACAATATGAGGCAGAGTCATAGTGATAAATTTTCCAACATTTCGGATACAAAGACTTCACTAAAGAAGGGAAAAGATGATGACTTCAGTTCAAGTGGTGGTTTAACTGAAACAAGGGATTCTAACATTGCGTCTAGGTTTACGCACAATGATGATGAGGATGTTGATGACATGGAATTGGATTCTGAGGACTCAGAGAGTAGAGTCGAGGACGATTTTGAGAACATGATATCTGCAGTTGAGGAGCATTTTGATAAGGGGACACCAAGATCGAGCCATGAGATGGAGAAGAAAAATTCTGGACCAGAAAATAGACATTTACTGAGATCACTTTCTCAAGTTTGCTACGCTTCGGAAGCTGGATATTCGCCTTCTTCTGTGCCTTCCAACTTCCTAAATAGTCCTGTCTCGCAGACTCATGAGATGTCTGATGTTGATGCTTTAGACTCTCCTGTGGGAAGTCCTACATCCTGGAATCCACATTTTCTGACTCCAACACATATTAATGGTGCTACTAGAATGAGGACGAAATGGGGAACAACAGCTCAGAATCCAATCAATATTGTCAAATCTTCTCAAAGTCTATCGCGCAAGGATAAGGCCAGAGGATTTAAACGATTATTAAAATTTGGGAGGAAAAACCCTGACGCAGATAGTTTGGTTAAAGACTGGATTGCTGCAACTACTTCGAAAGGAAATGATTGCACAAGAAATGCACATGATAGTCGCCATCGCTCTGATGATAGCTTATATGAGGATGTGCTTTTCAACAAACGAGGTAAGATATGATGTTTCCTTTTGATGGATATTCAATGGCTTCCTCAATATTGATTCAACTTTATTTGTTGTTAATTGTTTCAAATTGGACTTGTCTGAATAATAAGAAACAACTGTCACAGAGGTGTAAGATGAAGAGTAAACTTATTCGTCATTAACTTGAGTATATCATCACAATGATTCTTGCAAAGGACAAGCGGTGTGATTCATGAATTGCACAATATATACATTAACTTTGTTTATTTTGCAATAGTTTCTTCTAATGTTTAAAGTTTAGAAACTTCGAGTAGTGGAGTTTAAAGTTTGTT
This Solanum dulcamara chromosome 8, daSolDulc1.2, whole genome shotgun sequence DNA region includes the following protein-coding sequences:
- the LOC129900624 gene encoding uncharacterized protein LOC129900624, with the translated sequence MYIELEKKMWYPSSHMENEGVDSFVTPSAEQFQRGRQSKGNQELNDELKIKANELEKLFAEHKLRTSPAPGNHQSNYFTNRTSRHGHMQSWPSATSSYKKLPEIDNAFLDDHTFTEPVEKNSCDHELIGFAGFPGKFYDMYMEKRDAKLRDEWNSKGAEKEAKLRAMEDSLERNTAEMKTMERLRSFNSSSIFSRDQQQSVLFQQSDDREDMLEFMNQKKNDVLRSSSETSLEEVSKHTTTPRKKQHLPIKTSSKPRNIVASVPRSPMKVSSSPSNRRKSQSESPLARSVPNFSYMRKENAEPYSPAGKTIPRAPYSRSKLLHSQSLRKSSALNSEGVVLAPLKFDKDKMEQSPKGVISAPLKSVKDNMRQSHSDKFSNISDTKTSLKKGKDDDFSSSGGLTETRDSNIASRFTHNDDEDVDDMELDSEDSESRVEDDFENMISAVEEHFDKGTPRSSHEMEKKNSGPENRHLLRSLSQVCYASEAGYSPSSVPSNFLNSPVSQTHEMSDVDALDSPVGSPTSWNPHFLTPTHINGATRMRTKWGTTAQNPINIVKSSQSLSRKDKARGFKRLLKFGRKNPDADSLVKDWIAATTSKGNDCTRNAHDSRHRSDDSLYEDVLFNKRVQSLYMSIPAHPVNFKPRENHLSGSSIKAPRSFFSLSSFRSKGKESKPR